From the genome of Mugil cephalus isolate CIBA_MC_2020 chromosome 2, CIBA_Mcephalus_1.1, whole genome shotgun sequence, one region includes:
- the LOC125004260 gene encoding caskin-2-like isoform X5, whose amino-acid sequence MGKDQELLQAVKTEDLLTAQRLLQRPRPGKAKLLGAAKRVNVNIQDADGLSPLHHAALSGNKELISLLLEAQAAVDIKDNKGMRPLHYAAWQGKTEPMKMLLKAGSSVNGQSDEGQIPLHLSAQHGHYDGSEMLLQHQSNPCISDAAGKTPLDLACEFGRVGVVQLLLSSNMCAAMLEPKPSDPNGVSPLHLAAKNGHIDVIRLLIQAGIDINRQSESGTALHQAALCGKTEVVRLLLDSGISAGVRNTLSQTALDIVNQFTTTQASREIKQLLRDASAAMQVRALKDYCNNYDLTSLNIKAGDIITVLEQHSDGRWKGCIHDNRTGNDRVGYFPSNMVEVIKRAGSRTAELSPQGSPTLGQQSSTSEDIWVLRKPLAGGDRSGSVGSLGSVRSSSSLQSSGNTHVLTTPAPSPHPAPTPGVNTHGLNAPGLHAQAEGVKLLATVLSQSVKAKEHLLEQSQSVEQSASSSSCTVHEQRSFERKAEEDDGKKQAVVTWLGEFQLQFYTTHFLTAGYDLDTISCMTPEDLTAIGVMKPGHRKKLTSEISKLPSTDWLPDHKPANLADWLSHLGLSQYYQVLVQNGYENIDFVSDISLEDLQEIGITKLGHQKKMMLGVKRLKELQRKESGSEPPQSPSTPPPSPGGGTASEPRREARKQRDGAPSPLAKPRPGLTHSQTPPQTPPQTPPHARTQQASPRARPRPSTQTAADASVPLLRLPGGEEERRRTHSLIGSESDSRYATVCRSSSTHTAPPNDVTVNRSQSSVTLRPRRKGRPPTPPKRSCSSITGGDGEGERQADGLLGLPTYRERRASDCGSLGAALRAQDSAGLQRSEGASGSVRSLAAMLETSIVVGAKPMQRNMGSSTNYLQVSPPLLRRQDGAGGIGSEEDDVLSRRRTISGLEGLPGDAADQLPRQHVQQRPEPRPRSTVVTSASEITDGTATLRRRPRAPATEPEPPAPSPAATTVVTMTTGTDTIRRRQRASDHAEHVVQSNNRPDSPGSPMDGGRKGVGEPQQNGGVVLRRRPVSEVSERTEGSRESCEWMEARKSLKPPVSPKPSTVSLRKTQADPPTPTRRVPIPGPDNADTAQSPELKRVPPPVSPKPRGPPTAPKPGKATVASAAVSPSPSATSPAASSPTPAPRPSSPTSAAPLPAPDAPSAPSLSPGLPLASPSPAQSPSTPSPHPVKPPRSSIAGLSIDLLGGGREAEEEEERRREREHKEQEEERRRAEDRNLRERRQEEEEEERRRAEDRNLRERRQEEEEEKPSRREGEKEAEGGAGEEAEQGGEAQHRLEETSASLAAALQAVEHKIHEEDTVNDSLPGNKATVSILDDIGSMFDDLADQLDAMLD is encoded by the exons gAATGCGTCCTCTGCATTATGCTGCGTGGCAGGGGAAGACTGAACCAATGAAAATGCTGCTGAAGGCAGGCTCGTCAGTCAACGGACAGTCAGACGAAGGACAGATCCCTCTCCACCTGTCGGCCCAGCACGGACACTATGATGGG TCGGAGATGCTGCTACAACACCAGTCCAATCCGTGCATCTCGGACGCGGCGGGGAAGACTCCGCTGGACCTCGCTTGCGAATTTGGACGCGTCGGA GTGGTGCAGCTCCTGCTCAGCAGTAACATGTGTGCAGCCATGCTGGAACCGAAGCCCTCGGACCCCAACGGAGTGTCACCTCTGCACCTCGCCGCTAAGAACGGACACATCGATGTCATACG GTTGCTGATTCAGGCTGGCATCGATATCAACAGACAGTCCGAGTCTGGCACTGCGCTACATCAGGCTGCCCTCTGTGGGAAGACAGAAGTAGTACGCCTGCTGCTGGAC AGTGGCATCAGTGCAGGCGTGAGAAACACTCTGAGTCAAACTGCCCTGGACATCGTTAACCAGTTCACCACCACGCAGGCCAGCCGGGAGATCAAACAGTTGCTGAGAG ATGCTTCAGCTGCAATGCAGGTGCGAGCACTAAAGGATTACTGCAACAACTATGACCTTACCAGCCTCAACATCAAAGCGGGCGACATTATCACG GTTTTGGAACAGCACTCTGATGGCCGGTGGAAAGGATGTATTCATGACAACCGCACAGGAAATGACCGCGTGGGCTACTTTCCCTCCAACATGGTGGAAGTCATCAAGAGGGCAG gttCACGAACTGCAGAGCTGAGTCCTCAGGGCTCTCCCACTTTAGGACAGCAGAGCAGCACCAGTGAGGACATCTGGGTGCTGCGCAAACCGCTGGCAG GTGGCGACCGGAGCGGCAGCGTGGGCAGCCTGGGCAGCGTCCGGTCATCGAGCAGTTTGCAGAGCTCTGGAAACACGCACGTTCTGACCACACCGGCGCCCAGCCCGCACCCAGCGCCCACACCAGGAGTCAACACGCACGGCCTCAATGCGCCGGGCCTGCACGCGCAAGCAGAAGGGGTTAAG ctCCTGGCCACCGTGCTGTCTCAGTCTGTGAAAGCCAAGGAGCATCTCCTGGAGCAGTCGCAGTCTGTCGAGCAGTCAGCAA GTTCTTCCAGTTGCACGGTTCATGAACAGCGGTCGTTTGAGCGGAAGGCAGAAGAGGATGATGGGAAA AAGCAGGCAGTAGTGACGTGGCTGGGTGAGTTTCAGCTGCAGTTCTACACCACCCACTTCCTCACCGCGGGATATGATCTAGACACCATTAGCTGCATGACCCCTGAG GACCTGACGGCGATTGGAGTCATGAAGCCCGGACATCGAAAGAAGTTAACGTCAGAGATCAGCAAGCTGCCCTCCACAGACTGGCTGCCAGACCACAAGCCT GCCAATCTAGCAGACTGGCTGTCTCACCTGGGCCTTAGTCAGTACTACCAGGTTCTGGTGCAGAACGGGTATGAAAACATTGACTTTGTCTCGGACATCAGCCTGGAAGACCTGCAAGAGATTGGCATTACAAAGCTCG GCCATCAGAAGAAGATGATGCTGGGGGTGAAGAGACTGAAGGagttacaaagaaaagaaagtggctCTGAGCCTCCCCAAAGCCCCTCCACACCCCCGCCCAGCCCAGGAGGCGGCACCGCCTCAGAGCCACGGAGGGAGGCGAGGAAGCAGAGGGACGGTGCCCCCAGCCCGCTGGCCAAACCCCGCCCAGGTCTCACACATTCCCAGACCCCTCCCCAAACCCCACCACAAACCCCTCCGCACGCACGCACCCAGCAGGCCTCCCCCAGGGCCCGCCCGCGCCCCTCCACCCAGACGGCGGCCGACGCGTCCGTGCCGCTGCTGCGGCTGCCCGGTGGGGAGGAGGAGCGACGCAGGACTCACAGTCTGATCGGCTCGGAGTCCGACTCTAGATACGCCACCGTGTGCCGCAGCAGCTCCACACATACCGCCCCCCCTAACGATGTCACTGTTAACCGCAGCCAATCTTCTGTCACCCTCCGTCCCCGCCGAAAAGGTCGACCCCCGACGCCGCCTAAGCGGTCCTGTTCTTCCATTACCGGAGGCGACGGCGAGGGGGAGAGGCAAGCGGACGGGCTGCTAGGGCTGCCAACCTATCGGGAGCGGAGGGCCAGCGACTGCGGCAGCCTGGGAGCGGCTCTGAGAGCCCAGGACTCAGCGGGCCTGCAGAGATCAGAGGGGGCCTCTGGGAGCGTTCGCAGCCTCGCAGCCATGCTGGAAACATCCATCGTGGTCGGAGCCAAACCCATGCAGAGGAACATGGGGAGCAGCACCAACTACCTACAG GTCAGCCCGCCGCTTCTCCGTCGGCAGGACGGCGCGGGAGGTATAGGATCTGAGGAGGACGACGTTTTGAGTCGGCGCAGGACCATCAGCGGGCTCGAAGGCCTCCCCGGCGACGCCGCCGACCAGCTGCCCCGGCAACACGTCCAGCAGCGCCCCGAGCCCCGTCCCCGCTCCACCGTGGTCACCTCGGCGTCGGAGATCACGGACGGCACGGCGACACTCCGGAGGAGGCCGCGTGCCCCGGCAACGGAGCCCGAGCCGCCCGCACCGTCGCCCGCGGCCACCACCGTCGTCACCATGACGACCGGCACCGACACCATACGCAGGAGGCAGCGCGCGTCCGACCACGCGGAGCACGTCGTTCAAAGCAATAACCGGCCGGATTCGCCCGGCAGCCCGATGGACGGCGGCCGCAAAGGCGTCGGCGAGCCGCAGCAGAACGGCGGCGTGGTCCTGAGGCGGCGGCCCGTGTCCGAGGTCTCCGAGAGGACGGAGGGCAGCAGGGAGAGCTGCGAGTGGATGGAGGCCAGGAAGTCTCTGAAGCCGCCGGTCTCACCCAAACCATCCACAGTCAGCCTGAGGAAGACGCAGGCTGACCCCCCGACCCCGACTCGCAGGGTCCCCATACCCGGGCCCGATAACGCCGACACGGCACAGAGTCCCG AGCTGAAGCGTGTGCCTCCTCCCGTATCCCCAAAACCCCGCGGGCCTCCGACAGCACCCAAACCGGGAAAAGCAACCGTGGCTTCAGCTGCCGTGAGCCCGAGCCCTTCTGCTACCAGCCCGGCTGCATCCAGCCCGACTCCAGCCCCGAGACCCTCTTCCCCCACCTCCGCCGCCCCTCTACCGGCGCCCGACGCTCCCtccgctccctccctctccccggGCCTCCCTCTCGCTTCCCCTTCCCCGGCCCAGAGCCCCTCCACCCCTTCGCCGCACCCCGTCAAACCTCCCCGCTCCTCCATCGCGGGCCTCTCCATCGACCtgctggggggggggcgggaggcggaggaggaggaggagcggaggagagagagggagcacaaggagcaggaggaggagaggaggagggctgaGGACAGGAACCTGAGGGAGCggcggcaggaggaggaggaggaggagaggaggagggctgaGGACAGGAACCTGAGGGAGCggcggcaggaggaggaggaggagaagccctcgaggagggaaggggagaagGAAGCGGAGGGTGGAGCGGGAGAAGAAGCAGAGCAGGGGGGGGAGGCTCAGCATCGTCTGGAGGAGACCAGCGCCTCATTGGCCGCGGCGCTGCAGGCTGTAGAGCACAAGATCCACGAGGAGGACACAGTGAACGA CTCCCTCCCCGGCAACAAGGCGACCGTCTCCATCTTGGACGACATCGGCAGCATGTTTGACGACTTGGCGGACCAGCTGGACGCGATGCTCGACTGA
- the LOC125004260 gene encoding caskin-2-like isoform X3: protein MGKDQELLQAVKTEDLLTAQRLLQRPRPGKAKLLGAAKRVNVNIQDADGLSPLHHAALSGNKELISLLLEAQAAVDIKDNKGMRPLHYAAWQGKTEPMKMLLKAGSSVNGQSDEGQIPLHLSAQHGHYDGSEMLLQHQSNPCISDAAGKTPLDLACEFGRVGVVQLLLSSNMCAAMLEPKPSDPNGVSPLHLAAKNGHIDVIRLLIQAGIDINRQSESGTALHQAALCGKTEVVRLLLDSGISAGVRNTLSQTALDIVNQFTTTQASREIKQLLRDASAAMQVRALKDYCNNYDLTSLNIKAGDIITVLEQHSDGRWKGCIHDNRTGNDRVGYFPSNMVEVIKRAGHSPSQQCHTLLLRRPNPCPIASVNGHSYPPTKVLPLHLTPPPPLHPNTQSLPRFSSFGYVPLPISPPSLSTPPPLSTTPPPPPPPPPLSTSQEQQSQTGSRTAELSPQGSPTLGQQSSTSEDIWVLRKPLAGGDRSGSVGSLGSVRSSSSLQSSGNTHVLTTPAPSPHPAPTPGVNTHGLNAPGLHAQAEGVKLLATVLSQSVKAKEHLLEQSQSVEQSASSSSCTVHEQRSFERKAEEDDGKDLTAIGVMKPGHRKKLTSEISKLPSTDWLPDHKPANLADWLSHLGLSQYYQVLVQNGYENIDFVSDISLEDLQEIGITKLGHQKKMMLGVKRLKELQRKESGSEPPQSPSTPPPSPGGGTASEPRREARKQRDGAPSPLAKPRPGLTHSQTPPQTPPQTPPHARTQQASPRARPRPSTQTAADASVPLLRLPGGEEERRRTHSLIGSESDSRYATVCRSSSTHTAPPNDVTVNRSQSSVTLRPRRKGRPPTPPKRSCSSITGGDGEGERQADGLLGLPTYRERRASDCGSLGAALRAQDSAGLQRSEGASGSVRSLAAMLETSIVVGAKPMQRNMGSSTNYLQVSPPLLRRQDGAGGIGSEEDDVLSRRRTISGLEGLPGDAADQLPRQHVQQRPEPRPRSTVVTSASEITDGTATLRRRPRAPATEPEPPAPSPAATTVVTMTTGTDTIRRRQRASDHAEHVVQSNNRPDSPGSPMDGGRKGVGEPQQNGGVVLRRRPVSEVSERTEGSRESCEWMEARKSLKPPVSPKPSTVSLRKTQADPPTPTRRVPIPGPDNADTAQSPELKRVPPPVSPKPRGPPTAPKPGKATVASAAVSPSPSATSPAASSPTPAPRPSSPTSAAPLPAPDAPSAPSLSPGLPLASPSPAQSPSTPSPHPVKPPRSSIAGLSIDLLGGGREAEEEEERRREREHKEQEEERRRAEDRNLRERRQEEEEEERRRAEDRNLRERRQEEEEEKPSRREGEKEAEGGAGEEAEQGGEAQHRLEETSASLAAALQAVEHKIHEEDTVNDSLPGNKATVSILDDIGSMFDDLADQLDAMLD, encoded by the exons gAATGCGTCCTCTGCATTATGCTGCGTGGCAGGGGAAGACTGAACCAATGAAAATGCTGCTGAAGGCAGGCTCGTCAGTCAACGGACAGTCAGACGAAGGACAGATCCCTCTCCACCTGTCGGCCCAGCACGGACACTATGATGGG TCGGAGATGCTGCTACAACACCAGTCCAATCCGTGCATCTCGGACGCGGCGGGGAAGACTCCGCTGGACCTCGCTTGCGAATTTGGACGCGTCGGA GTGGTGCAGCTCCTGCTCAGCAGTAACATGTGTGCAGCCATGCTGGAACCGAAGCCCTCGGACCCCAACGGAGTGTCACCTCTGCACCTCGCCGCTAAGAACGGACACATCGATGTCATACG GTTGCTGATTCAGGCTGGCATCGATATCAACAGACAGTCCGAGTCTGGCACTGCGCTACATCAGGCTGCCCTCTGTGGGAAGACAGAAGTAGTACGCCTGCTGCTGGAC AGTGGCATCAGTGCAGGCGTGAGAAACACTCTGAGTCAAACTGCCCTGGACATCGTTAACCAGTTCACCACCACGCAGGCCAGCCGGGAGATCAAACAGTTGCTGAGAG ATGCTTCAGCTGCAATGCAGGTGCGAGCACTAAAGGATTACTGCAACAACTATGACCTTACCAGCCTCAACATCAAAGCGGGCGACATTATCACG GTTTTGGAACAGCACTCTGATGGCCGGTGGAAAGGATGTATTCATGACAACCGCACAGGAAATGACCGCGTGGGCTACTTTCCCTCCAACATGGTGGAAGTCATCAAGAGGGCAG GCCACTCCCCCTCCCAGCAGTGCCACACCCTCCTTCTCCGCAGGCCCAACCCCTGTCCCATTGCCTCGGTCAACGGACATTCATACCCCCCCACCAAAGTCCTCCCCCTGCATCtgactccccctcctcccctccaccccaaCACACAGTCCCTCCCTCGGTTCTCCTCATTTGGGTACGTTCCTCTTCCCAtctctcctccgtctctgtctactcctcctcctctgtccactactcctcctcctcctcctcctcctcctcctctctccacttctcaggagcagcagagtcagacag gttCACGAACTGCAGAGCTGAGTCCTCAGGGCTCTCCCACTTTAGGACAGCAGAGCAGCACCAGTGAGGACATCTGGGTGCTGCGCAAACCGCTGGCAG GTGGCGACCGGAGCGGCAGCGTGGGCAGCCTGGGCAGCGTCCGGTCATCGAGCAGTTTGCAGAGCTCTGGAAACACGCACGTTCTGACCACACCGGCGCCCAGCCCGCACCCAGCGCCCACACCAGGAGTCAACACGCACGGCCTCAATGCGCCGGGCCTGCACGCGCAAGCAGAAGGGGTTAAG ctCCTGGCCACCGTGCTGTCTCAGTCTGTGAAAGCCAAGGAGCATCTCCTGGAGCAGTCGCAGTCTGTCGAGCAGTCAGCAA GTTCTTCCAGTTGCACGGTTCATGAACAGCGGTCGTTTGAGCGGAAGGCAGAAGAGGATGATGGGAAA GACCTGACGGCGATTGGAGTCATGAAGCCCGGACATCGAAAGAAGTTAACGTCAGAGATCAGCAAGCTGCCCTCCACAGACTGGCTGCCAGACCACAAGCCT GCCAATCTAGCAGACTGGCTGTCTCACCTGGGCCTTAGTCAGTACTACCAGGTTCTGGTGCAGAACGGGTATGAAAACATTGACTTTGTCTCGGACATCAGCCTGGAAGACCTGCAAGAGATTGGCATTACAAAGCTCG GCCATCAGAAGAAGATGATGCTGGGGGTGAAGAGACTGAAGGagttacaaagaaaagaaagtggctCTGAGCCTCCCCAAAGCCCCTCCACACCCCCGCCCAGCCCAGGAGGCGGCACCGCCTCAGAGCCACGGAGGGAGGCGAGGAAGCAGAGGGACGGTGCCCCCAGCCCGCTGGCCAAACCCCGCCCAGGTCTCACACATTCCCAGACCCCTCCCCAAACCCCACCACAAACCCCTCCGCACGCACGCACCCAGCAGGCCTCCCCCAGGGCCCGCCCGCGCCCCTCCACCCAGACGGCGGCCGACGCGTCCGTGCCGCTGCTGCGGCTGCCCGGTGGGGAGGAGGAGCGACGCAGGACTCACAGTCTGATCGGCTCGGAGTCCGACTCTAGATACGCCACCGTGTGCCGCAGCAGCTCCACACATACCGCCCCCCCTAACGATGTCACTGTTAACCGCAGCCAATCTTCTGTCACCCTCCGTCCCCGCCGAAAAGGTCGACCCCCGACGCCGCCTAAGCGGTCCTGTTCTTCCATTACCGGAGGCGACGGCGAGGGGGAGAGGCAAGCGGACGGGCTGCTAGGGCTGCCAACCTATCGGGAGCGGAGGGCCAGCGACTGCGGCAGCCTGGGAGCGGCTCTGAGAGCCCAGGACTCAGCGGGCCTGCAGAGATCAGAGGGGGCCTCTGGGAGCGTTCGCAGCCTCGCAGCCATGCTGGAAACATCCATCGTGGTCGGAGCCAAACCCATGCAGAGGAACATGGGGAGCAGCACCAACTACCTACAG GTCAGCCCGCCGCTTCTCCGTCGGCAGGACGGCGCGGGAGGTATAGGATCTGAGGAGGACGACGTTTTGAGTCGGCGCAGGACCATCAGCGGGCTCGAAGGCCTCCCCGGCGACGCCGCCGACCAGCTGCCCCGGCAACACGTCCAGCAGCGCCCCGAGCCCCGTCCCCGCTCCACCGTGGTCACCTCGGCGTCGGAGATCACGGACGGCACGGCGACACTCCGGAGGAGGCCGCGTGCCCCGGCAACGGAGCCCGAGCCGCCCGCACCGTCGCCCGCGGCCACCACCGTCGTCACCATGACGACCGGCACCGACACCATACGCAGGAGGCAGCGCGCGTCCGACCACGCGGAGCACGTCGTTCAAAGCAATAACCGGCCGGATTCGCCCGGCAGCCCGATGGACGGCGGCCGCAAAGGCGTCGGCGAGCCGCAGCAGAACGGCGGCGTGGTCCTGAGGCGGCGGCCCGTGTCCGAGGTCTCCGAGAGGACGGAGGGCAGCAGGGAGAGCTGCGAGTGGATGGAGGCCAGGAAGTCTCTGAAGCCGCCGGTCTCACCCAAACCATCCACAGTCAGCCTGAGGAAGACGCAGGCTGACCCCCCGACCCCGACTCGCAGGGTCCCCATACCCGGGCCCGATAACGCCGACACGGCACAGAGTCCCG AGCTGAAGCGTGTGCCTCCTCCCGTATCCCCAAAACCCCGCGGGCCTCCGACAGCACCCAAACCGGGAAAAGCAACCGTGGCTTCAGCTGCCGTGAGCCCGAGCCCTTCTGCTACCAGCCCGGCTGCATCCAGCCCGACTCCAGCCCCGAGACCCTCTTCCCCCACCTCCGCCGCCCCTCTACCGGCGCCCGACGCTCCCtccgctccctccctctccccggGCCTCCCTCTCGCTTCCCCTTCCCCGGCCCAGAGCCCCTCCACCCCTTCGCCGCACCCCGTCAAACCTCCCCGCTCCTCCATCGCGGGCCTCTCCATCGACCtgctggggggggggcgggaggcggaggaggaggaggagcggaggagagagagggagcacaaggagcaggaggaggagaggaggagggctgaGGACAGGAACCTGAGGGAGCggcggcaggaggaggaggaggaggagaggaggagggctgaGGACAGGAACCTGAGGGAGCggcggcaggaggaggaggaggagaagccctcgaggagggaaggggagaagGAAGCGGAGGGTGGAGCGGGAGAAGAAGCAGAGCAGGGGGGGGAGGCTCAGCATCGTCTGGAGGAGACCAGCGCCTCATTGGCCGCGGCGCTGCAGGCTGTAGAGCACAAGATCCACGAGGAGGACACAGTGAACGA CTCCCTCCCCGGCAACAAGGCGACCGTCTCCATCTTGGACGACATCGGCAGCATGTTTGACGACTTGGCGGACCAGCTGGACGCGATGCTCGACTGA